In one window of Microtus pennsylvanicus isolate mMicPen1 chromosome 2, mMicPen1.hap1, whole genome shotgun sequence DNA:
- the Rab5if gene encoding GEL complex subunit OPTI translates to MSGGRRKEEPPQPQLANGALKVSVWSKVLRSDAAWDDKDEFLDVIYWFRQIIAVVLGVIWGILPLRGFLGIAGFCLINAGVLYLYFSNYLQIDEEEYGGTWELTKEGFMTSFALFMVIWIIFYTAIHYD, encoded by the exons ATGAGCGGCGGGCGGCGGAAAGAGGAGCCGCCTCAGCCGCAGCTGGCCAACGGGGCCCTCAAGGTGTCCGTGTGGAGCAAGGTGCTGCGGAGCGACGCGGCCTGGGACGACAAG GATGAATTTTTAGATGTGATCTACTGGTTCCGACAGATCATTGCTGTGGTCTTGGGTGTAATTTGGGGCATTTTGCCCTTGCGAGGCTTCCTGGGAATAGCAGG ATTCTGCCTGATCAATGCAGGAGTCCTGTATCTCTACTTCAGCAACTACCTACAGATCGACGAGGAAGAATATGGTGGcacatgggagctcaccaaggaagGGTTCATGACATCATTTGCCTTGTTCATG GTCATTTGGATCATCTTTTACACTGCCATCCACTATGACTGA